The Buchnera aphidicola (Nipponaphis monzeni) genome includes the window ATACCAAAAGTAATTTTTTTTTGTTGTTTATGTATATTTTTTTTAAAAAAATTGTTTTTGGTATTTAAGATGCATATGTTAGCATTGTTGTAAATTTTTAATTTTGTATGTTTATAAAGATTAAAATTAGAAAAATATCTATCCATATGATCAGGGGTAATATTAATAATTACAGCTATATATGCTTTTAAAGAATTAATAGTTTCTAATTGAAAACTAGACAATTCTAATATGTAAATATCACTTGGTTTTTCGAGTATACTTAGAGCAGGAATACCTATATTACCTCCTGTAGCGACTCTGATACTTGATTTTTTAGCTATTGTTTGTAATATAGAAGTAACTGTAGTTTTACCATTAGAACCAGTAATTGCAACAATAGGTTTATTTGTTTCTCTACAAAATAGTTCAATATCTCCTATTATTTCAATGCCTAAAGTAGAAGCTTGTTGTAATAAAGGATGAAACAAAGAAATACCTGGGCTAATAACAATTAAATCAGACTGAAAAATCCATGATTTTATGTCATTACCTAATTTTATTGCAATACGTTTAGGTATTTTATTAATGAATTTCAATCTTTTTAAATTGGTTTCAGTGTCAATTACTTTTGGATATATTCCTTTTTTAACAAAAAAATTAATACAGGATATTCCAGTAATTCCTATTCCCCAAATTAGTATTTTTTTATGTTTATAATTATATTTCATTATTAAAAAATTATTAAAGTAGTTAATCCAACGAATGTTAAGATTACTGAGATAATCCAGAATCGTGTTACTATTTTAGATTCATGATTTTGTAGTAATTCATAATGATGATGCAATGGAGCCATTAGAAAAAATTTTTTTCCAGTAGTTTTTATTGCAATAATTTGTATTATAACTGATATTGTTTCTAAAACAAATACTCCTCCTATAATAATTAGTAGAAGTTCTTGACGTAATAAAACAGATATTAATCCTAAGACACCTCCTAATGAAAGTGAACCAGTATCACCCATGAAAATTTGTGCTGGATAGCTATTGAACCATAGAAAACCTATACCAGCTCCAATAATAGACGTACATATAACAATTATTTCAGGAGTTTTTTTTAAATATAATACGTTGAATAATTGATGATAATGCACATTTCCAGTTATGTAAGCAATAATAGATAATCCAATTGATACTAGTATAATTGGTACAATTGCTAATCCATCTAACCCGTCAGTTAAATTTACAGCATTGCTAGTACCGATGATAGTAAAATAAGCTAATATAATATATCTGATTTTAAGAATAGGATGTATATTATGTAATAAAGGAATAATTAATTTAGTATGATTTACTTCGTTTTCTAAAAAATATATTATAAATATGATACTTAAAGCGATAAAAGATAGTAAAAGATATTTTTTTAATACAGTTAATCCGGTAGAATAGCTATTATTAATTTTAAGTTTATCGTCTATAAATCCAACTATTCCATATCCAATTAATATAAACATAATATACCAAACATATGTGTTTAGTAAATCGTTCCATAGTAATGTTGAAATTAATATAGACATTATAATTAGTATTCCTCCTATAGTTGACATTTTACTTTTACGAAAATAAGTTATTGAGTTTTTTTTATACATATTTTGACTAATTTGAGTTTTTATTATTCTTTTAGTAACAAATATTCCTACAGATAATATGATTATTAATGTTGTAAAGAAGCTAGCTAAAGATCTAAATAATATATTATGAAATGTTCCATATAAAAAAAATTTATTTATAGAGTTATTAAAATAATATATCAACATTTTTTATCTCTTTAATAAAAGGTTAATTACTGTGTCTAATTGATGGTTTCTAGAACTTTTAAATAAAATAAAAGTATTTTTTTTAATATGATGTATTTTTTTTTGTAAGTAAGGTAACATAATAAATGGATGATTGAAATGCTTACCTTGAATTAAGTTATCTGTAATTAGTTTGCTGTAGTAGCCTACACTATAAATTTTATTTATTTTAGCATGGCAAATCATATTTCTTACATTTAAATGATATGAAATAGTATTTCTCCCTAATTCTTTTATATCTCCTAAAATAAGTATTTTATATCCATCCATTCTTTCTAGTACTTGTATTGCAGATAATATAGAATTATTACTAGAATTATAACTATCGTCTATTATAGTTATATATTTGTTTAGTTGAATGAATTCTAATCTTTTAGAGGGAGTATTAATTATGGATAAACCTTTGATGATTTTGTTAACAGGTACATGTGCAGCTGTTGCTATAGCTATAGAAGCAAGTGCATTATATACATTATGATATCCAGGAATTGGTAGGTTAATTAATATTTTTTTAAAAAATGGAGTGTGTGCAATAAAAGAAGAGTGGTTAGGATAAATTTTAATATGAGTAGCAAAAATGTTATTTTTTTTTATAGAAAAAAAATAACATTTAATATTACGTATCGATTTTTTCCATAATTTTAAATTATTACTATCGGCATTTATTATAACAATTCCCTTTTGAGATAATCCTGAAAAAATTTCTTGTTTTGCTTTAGCAATACCTAATAATGAATGAAATCCTTCTAAATGAACTGGGTAAATATTATTTATTAGAACAATATATGGTTGTACAATTTTTGATAAATAACTTATTTCTCCAGGAGAATTACCTCCTATTTCAATAATTGCAAAACGATGAGATTTTTTTAATCTTAATAAGGTTAGTGGGACTCCAATAAAATTATTAAAATTATGTTTAGTATATAAAGTTTTGTTGTATTGAGAAAAAATAGAAGCGGTCATTTCTTTAACAGATGTTTTTCCTAGGCTACCTGTAATAGCAATTACTAAAGGATTAGTTTGTATTCTATTCCAATGTGCTATCTGACCTAAGGCTGTGGTTGTGTTTTTTACAATGATTTGAGGGAAAATAATAGGTAGTTTATATTGTACTAAAAGTGCTACACAACCTTTATTGATAGCTTCTTGAAAAAAATTGTGTCCATTGAGTTTTTTTCCAATGATTGCAACGAATAAGCATTTAGAAGTAATTTTTCTAGAATCTATTTCAATTTTTTCAATTGTTGTACATATTTTATGTACAAACAACCCGTTAGTAATTTTTGATATATTTTTTAAGGATGTTTTAATCATTTTTTATTTAATATTTTAAATACTGTGTTTATATCTGAATATTGAATAAATTTATTACCAATAATTTGGTAGTTTTCAATCCCTTTCCCAGCTATTAGTATAATGTCATTTTTTTTAGCTAATTTAATTGCATAAGTTATTGCTTCTTTTCTTTCAATAATTATTTTGACATTTTTTGTACAGTATCTAACTATATCATTGGCAATTTTTATTGGGTTTTCATTTCTGGGATTATCATTAGTCACGATCACTTGATTAGATAACTGTTCAGCAATTATTCCCATTTTGGATCTTTTTGTTACGTCTTTGTTTCCTCCACATCCGAAAATACACCATATTTTTTTTTTATAATAATAGTAACGTAATGTTTGTAAAACTTTTTTTAACGCGTCTGGGGTATGAGCAAAGTCAATAATGATTATAGGTTGATTAACTCGATTAATTATATGCATTCTTCCAGGGATTGGAGAGAGTAAGTGAGATTTTTGTACAAGATCTTGCATAGGATAACCTAATTTTAATAAGCTAGAAAATGCTAATAGTATATTATTGACGTTAAATAATCCTAATAATTGGCTTATTAAAACACCATTGCCCCAGTAAGAATGAAAAAAAATTTTAGTGTTATTTTTATCAAAAATAATTTTTTTAGCGTATATTTGTTTTCGTGAAAAATGATTATTAATGTTTTGTTGAGTATTAATTAAAATATCGTTTTCATGTTTATTTTTTTGATACCAATTATTATTCAATGTTTTATCATCATTATTTAAAATTTTTTGATAAACTTTATTTTTTTTAAAAAAATTCCATTTTGTTTTAGTATATTCTTGTATATTTTTATGGTAATCAAGGTGATCTTGAGATATATTAGTAAGTATACCTATTTTAAAAAAAATGTTTTTTATTCTATTTTCTTGAATTCCATGTGAAGAAACTTCTATAGTTACTAAATTTACTTTTTTTTGAATAAATTTATGCAGTAAAGATTGAATTACTATAGCAGAGTCAGTAGTATTAGGAGTTTTTTTGAGTGCTTTGTATAAGCCATTTCCTAAGGTTCCTATAATAGCTGTTTTTTCACCTAATAAATGAGCCCATTGAGCAATTAAATGTGTTACTGTAGTTTTACCATTAGTGCCAGTTACTCCAACAGTTGTAATTTTTTTTCCAGGATTTTGATAAAACCTTCCTGATATATCAGGAAGACATCTTGATAAATTAAAAAAATGGATGATTGGTACTTTTTTATTAAATTGAATTAATCCATGATATTTAATTTTGTTAGTTTCTAGTAGTACGATTGATGCGCCTTTATTAATAGCTTGTGAGATAAACATTGATCCATCTACAATATTACCTTTTACAGCAATAAACAAATCGTTGTAAGTTATTTTCCTACTATCTGAAATTATATTCTTAAATAATTTGTCAGGTGTATGACGGATCCATGGAGATAATAATTTGTTTACGTTATGTATGGTTTTCATTGAAGTAGTAAAACATTTTTATTATATGTTGTTAGTATAATATACTATTTTATTGAATTGAACTATTTAGTCCCATTTTTTTATTATTTTTAGAAGTGATACTTGCTATATTCATAAACCTTAAAGTATAAGAATTTTTATAATATTTTTTTAATATTTAATTTATTAATAATGGTTAATAAATTAAATTGAGGTATATTTATACATGACAAATCTACACTCATAATAATATATGAAACGTATATTCTATAATTATTTAGTTTTTTTTTTAAAATTTTAGTTTTAATTATAATTTAGTAATTTTGCATAATAACTAATGTTTTGTTATTTTTAGTATTAAGTGTATTGTTATAGTGATTTTGTAATTTTTTAATATTTTAAAAAAATTTTATTATAATTTAAAGAAGAATTAAATTTAGTTACAAATAAGAATTTATATAATTTTTTGATATTAATTTTTTTGTCAAACAGTAAGTAATTACTATAAGTTGAATTATTAAATTGAGTTTAGAAAAAAATTTATTATATAGTTTTTAACTTTTTGTGTTTTAATTAAACGATTTAAGTACTGCATTGATATAATATATGATATCTCACGTAATAAGATACATTTCATGTTTTACAGTTAGTATATGTAATTAATGTATATGTTTTATGTTTTACACTAATTGATGAGAACATTTAATTTTTAGAAGAAATATGTTTATTATTTAATAATATTTAAACTATTATTTATTTTTTAAAATATTAAAATATATAATATTTCTAAGTATTTGAATTAATCTTTTTTAATAATGTTTGAAGAACGTTATTAAATTTTTTTATTTTTAAATAAATATTTTTTATATTAACGATATAATAAAAAAATTAATTTTTAGAGAATAATATTTTTTTAAAATTTTTTTTAAATGTCAATTTTTTTAATGTTTTGTTTCTTAATGTATTTAATTTGTTTTTTTATTTTTAAAAAAAAACATTAATTGTTATCATAATGGTTATTATTATAATAATAATTTTTTGTAAAGTATTAAAATAGTTTAAGACAGATATTTTTATTTTTTGTTTAATAAATGTTTTACTTTTTGTATTTGTAAATAATTAATTAAGGACAAACGTATATGTTTTTGCCAATTTATTATTAGTTGGTTATTTTCTATTCGATTATAAGTATATTTTTTTAATAATTAAAATATTTTGTAATTCTTAGAAATGTAAATTACTATTATAAATTAGTTTTTTTAGTAGTAATAAATCATAATAATATGATTTTTTATTGACATAATATTAAAAAATACATATTTGTAAAAATGAAAATGACGGTATCATTATTGATAATATTAGATAAAAATGTTACTTATTTTAATAAGTGTGTATTTAGTATTCGTTTTTAAATTAATGTTTTTTACAAAAAATTAAACTTTTTTATTTTTTACTTTTACTTTATTTAAATAAATAATATTTTTTATATATTATATAGTTAGACTTTTTTTATTAAGGTAATGTTAACAATATAAGTAATATAATTAAAGAGTATATTATAAATTTTATTTTATTTCAAATAAATATTTTGTTTTAGTTATTTGTTTAAAATGATAGTGTTTATATTTAAAGTTTTCGTTCTATTGTTCTTAAAATTGCACTTCTTGATCTAGGATTTTTGTTTATTTCATTAATGCTAGGAAAAACTTTTTTGATTAAAGTACATTTTTTTTTAAATAATGTGTTCAGTTGTTTTTCAGTTATTGGAATACCAGGAGGTATATTTGTTATTTTGCTATGATGTAACATGAATTGTTTCACTATTCTATCTTCTAAAGAATGAAAAGTAATAACAGAAAATATTCCTCCTGGTTTTAATATTTGAAGAATATGTTTCAAAATTAATTGTAATTCTTCAATTTCTTTATTAATAAAAATTCTTATTGCTTGAAAACATTTAGTTGCAGGATGTTTTTTAAGTTTTTTATTATAAGGTATTGTTTTTGCAATAACATGTGCTAATTCTGTTGTTCTTTCTAAGGGTCGATACATTTGTCTGTATTTTACAATTGCTTTTGCTATTCTTTTTGAAAATTTTTCTTCTCCAAATTTTTTTAATACGAATGCAATAGATTTTTGATTGCTTGTTTGGAGCCATTGTGCAGCAGATATACCTGTGGTAGGATTCATTCGCATATCTAAAGGACCATCTATCATGAAAGAAAATCCTCTATTTGCAACGTTTATTTGAGAATAAGATGTTCCTAAATCTAATAAAACACCGTTTACATTTCCAGTAATGTTAAGTTGATTTGTATATTGTAACATTTTTGAAAATGGTCCTTGTATATATTGAAAGTTTGTGTAGGTTATTTTTTTAGCTTGAGTATAAGATTCAGGATCTTTATCAATAGCATATAACATACCATGTTGATTTAAGTGTTGTAATATTAATTTAGAATGACCTCCGTGTCCGAAAGTACCGTCAATGTAAATACCGTTATTAACAATTTTTAATGATTTGATTGCTTGATCCAGTAATACTGGAGTATGTTGTTTTTTTTTCATAGTGATATATGTAAAAATTATATAAATTATTTTTAATAATTTTTAATTGATATAAAATGTTATTTGCATTTATTTATTTTTAATAAAATTATTAGAATACAATTTTAAATTGTTGGAATAATAATAATTTTTTCAATAATTTTAATTACAAGATATTCCTACAACTCCTGATCTAGACATTTCAATAATTTCAGATAAATTTTTGACAATTTCTATAAAAGAATTAATTTTAGTAGCTGTACCTGTTAATTGGACAATAAAAAATGTAATAGTAATATAAATAATATTTCCTTCAAAAACTTTGATTATTTGGTGAACATCTTTTTTTGACTGTGATTTTATTTTTAATTTTATTAGTAAAATTTCGCGTTGAATGTAATTTTTTTGATCTATATTAACAACTCTCAAAACATCTATTAATTTATGTAATTGTTTTTCTATTTGCTCAATAGTTTTTTTATTATCTATAGTTTGTATAGTAATAAGTGATAAGGTTGGATCATTAGTAGGAGCTACATTTAGACTTTCTATATTATATCCTCTTTGAGAAAATAAGCCAACTACTCTGGATAATGAGCCAGATTCATTTTCTAATAGTATTGTTAATATTTTTTGCATTTTTGTTCCTTAGATAGTACGTTATTTCCTAATTGCATATTGTTCATTCCTCCTCCCTTAATTTGCATTGGATATACATTTTCTGAATAGTCAACAATTATATCTACAAAAATTAATTTTCCTTTTTGTAATTGAAGTAATGCATCTTGTAGTTGTTTTTTTAAATTTTTAGGGTTATTAATAAGGATTCCTACATGTCCATATGATTCAGCTAATTGAACGAAATTAGGAATCGATTTCATGTAAGAACAAGAATGTCTTCCAGAGTAGTGGATGTCTTGCCATTGTCTTACCATACCTAATGCAGAATTGTTAATATTAATTATTAAAATTGATAAATTGTATTGTTTTGCAGTAGATAGTTCTTGAATATTCATTTGGATACTTCCATCTCCTGTTACACAAATAACAATAGCTTCAGGATGTGCTATTTTAACACCTAAAGCTGCTGGTAGTCCAAAACCCATTGTTCCTAGGCCTCCTGAATTGATCCATTGTCTTGGTTTTTTAAAGGGATAATATAAGGCAGTAAACATTTGATGTTGACCAACGTCAGATGTTATATAAGCATTTCCTTTTGTCAAATTCCATATAGTTTGTATTACATTTTGTGGTTTAATTGTTTTTTGATTATTTATATATTGTAAACTATTTTTTTGTTTCCATTCTTGAATTTTGTTCCACCATTGCTCTAAGGAATTCTCTTTTTTTTCATTTTTAATAAGAGACCATATTTGCTGTAAAATGTTTTTAGCATTACCCACAATAGGTATATTTGCAAAAATGGTCTTTGAGATTGAAGTAGGATCAATGTCAATGTGTAAAATTGTAGCGTTTGGACAATATTTGTTTAAATTATTTGTAGTTCTATCATCAAATCTTACTCCAATAGCTAAAATTACATCTGCATGATGTATTGCCATATTAGCTTCATAGGTTCCATGCATACCTAACATATGTAAATTTTGTGGATGATTTCCTGGAAAGGCTCCTAGCCCCATAAGTGACATTGTTACAGGTATATTTAGTTTTTCAGCTATTAATAACAATTCTTTGTGTCCTTGAGAAGATATGACTCCTCCTCCTACATAAATTATTGGTTGTTTAGCATTACTTAATATATTTAAGGCGCGTTTAATTTGTTTTATATGACCTTTTGTTGTAGGGTTATAAGATCTTATATGTATTGTATCTGGCCAATAGTAATCTTTTTTACTGATATTATTTAATATATCTTTAGGTAAATCAATTACTACTGGTCCTGGCCTTCCAGTTGAAGCAATCCAAAAAGCTTTTTTAAAAATAGTAGGAATATCTTCTGTTGTTTTAACTAAGAAACTATGTTTCACAATAGGTCTAGAAATTCCTATCATATCACATTCTTGAAAAGCGTCTAACCCAATTAATGATGAATCTACTTGACCAGAAATTATAACTATAGGTATAGAGTCCATATAAGCAGTAGCGATGCCAGTTATTGCATTTGTAGCTCCTGGACCTGAAGTGACAAGTACTACTCCTATTTTTCCAGTTGTACGAGCGTAGCCGTCAGCCATATGTACTGCTCCTTGTTCGTGTCTAACTAGTATGTGATTTATTCCTTTGATTGTATAAAGTGCATCATAAATGTCTAGAACAGCACCTCCAGGATATCCAAAAACATATTTTATTTGTAGATCTATTAATGATCTAATTACCATTTGAGCCCCTGATATTTTTTGCATTTTATTTTCTCTAAGTAAAAGTTATTTTTTTGTTGTAATTATTTAATATTATTAAATAATTTAGTTAATTTTTTATATGTGTGTAATGAATTAAATAATTATTTATATATAAATATAAAAGTATTATGTATAGATGATTTATAGTAAATGAATAAACAAATGTGTTTTTTAAAACAATTTAATAATGAATTTTATTAACTTTGTTAGTAATTTTATATTTAAATTTATATACTTGGAAAGTAATTTTAATGAATTTAAATAAATATTTAAAAATTTTTGAATACTTATATTTTCTTTCTATAGGTATTGTTTAATATTTAAAGATTTTATACAAAAGAATAACTGTTTTTTTT containing:
- the murD gene encoding UDP-N-acetylmuramoyl-L-alanine--D-glutamate ligase, which codes for MKYNYKHKKILIWGIGITGISCINFFVKKGIYPKVIDTETNLKRLKFINKIPKRIAIKLGNDIKSWIFQSDLIVISPGISLFHPLLQQASTLGIEIIGDIELFCRETNKPIVAITGSNGKTTVTSILQTIAKKSSIRVATGGNIGIPALSILEKPSDIYILELSSFQLETINSLKAYIAVIINITPDHMDRYFSNFNLYKHTKLKIYNNANICILNTKNNFFKKNIHKQQKKITFGINYGDYHLVKRHSTTWVYHKYKKVINLNNILLRGSHNFENVLVTLAISDTIGFSRNITLKTLYKFNGLSHRFQTIYKKNNITCINDSKSTNIGSTIAAIKNVRTKGTLRLLLGGNIKSANFYALKKYLKNKKIKIYCYGVDGKHIFNIFPYISSCTLTLNQAMHLIKSEITSNDVILLSPGCSSTDQFTNFEERGESFKKLSKKILKHI
- the mraY gene encoding phospho-N-acetylmuramoyl-pentapeptide-transferase translates to MLIYYFNNSINKFFLYGTFHNILFRSLASFFTTLIIILSVGIFVTKRIIKTQISQNMYKKNSITYFRKSKMSTIGGILIIMSILISTLLWNDLLNTYVWYIMFILIGYGIVGFIDDKLKINNSYSTGLTVLKKYLLLSFIALSIIFIIYFLENEVNHTKLIIPLLHNIHPILKIRYIILAYFTIIGTSNAVNLTDGLDGLAIVPIILVSIGLSIIAYITGNVHYHQLFNVLYLKKTPEIIVICTSIIGAGIGFLWFNSYPAQIFMGDTGSLSLGGVLGLISVLLRQELLLIIIGGVFVLETISVIIQIIAIKTTGKKFFLMAPLHHHYELLQNHESKIVTRFWIISVILTFVGLTTLIIF
- a CDS encoding UDP-N-acetylmuramoyl-tripeptide--D-alanyl-D-alanine ligase is translated as MIKTSLKNISKITNGLFVHKICTTIEKIEIDSRKITSKCLFVAIIGKKLNGHNFFQEAINKGCVALLVQYKLPIIFPQIIVKNTTTALGQIAHWNRIQTNPLVIAITGSLGKTSVKEMTASIFSQYNKTLYTKHNFNNFIGVPLTLLRLKKSHRFAIIEIGGNSPGEISYLSKIVQPYIVLINNIYPVHLEGFHSLLGIAKAKQEIFSGLSQKGIVIINADSNNLKLWKKSIRNIKCYFFSIKKNNIFATHIKIYPNHSSFIAHTPFFKKILINLPIPGYHNVYNALASIAIATAAHVPVNKIIKGLSIINTPSKRLEFIQLNKYITIIDDSYNSSNNSILSAIQVLERMDGYKILILGDIKELGRNTISYHLNVRNMICHAKINKIYSVGYYSKLITDNLIQGKHFNHPFIMLPYLQKKIHHIKKNTFILFKSSRNHQLDTVINLLLKR
- a CDS encoding UDP-N-acetylmuramoyl-L-alanyl-D-glutamate--2,6-diaminopimelate ligase, translated to MKTIHNVNKLLSPWIRHTPDKLFKNIISDSRKITYNDLFIAVKGNIVDGSMFISQAINKGASIVLLETNKIKYHGLIQFNKKVPIIHFFNLSRCLPDISGRFYQNPGKKITTVGVTGTNGKTTVTHLIAQWAHLLGEKTAIIGTLGNGLYKALKKTPNTTDSAIVIQSLLHKFIQKKVNLVTIEVSSHGIQENRIKNIFFKIGILTNISQDHLDYHKNIQEYTKTKWNFFKKNKVYQKILNNDDKTLNNNWYQKNKHENDILINTQQNINNHFSRKQIYAKKIIFDKNNTKIFFHSYWGNGVLISQLLGLFNVNNILLAFSSLLKLGYPMQDLVQKSHLLSPIPGRMHIINRVNQPIIIIDFAHTPDALKKVLQTLRYYYYKKKIWCIFGCGGNKDVTKRSKMGIIAEQLSNQVIVTNDNPRNENPIKIANDIVRYCTKNVKIIIERKEAITYAIKLAKKNDIILIAGKGIENYQIIGNKFIQYSDINTVFKILNKK
- the rsmH gene encoding 16S rRNA (cytosine(1402)-N(4))-methyltransferase RsmH — protein: MKKKQHTPVLLDQAIKSLKIVNNGIYIDGTFGHGGHSKLILQHLNQHGMLYAIDKDPESYTQAKKITYTNFQYIQGPFSKMLQYTNQLNITGNVNGVLLDLGTSYSQINVANRGFSFMIDGPLDMRMNPTTGISAAQWLQTSNQKSIAFVLKKFGEEKFSKRIAKAIVKYRQMYRPLERTTELAHVIAKTIPYNKKLKKHPATKCFQAIRIFINKEIEELQLILKHILQILKPGGIFSVITFHSLEDRIVKQFMLHHSKITNIPPGIPITEKQLNTLFKKKCTLIKKVFPSINEINKNPRSRSAILRTIERKL
- the ilvN gene encoding acetolactate synthase small subunit, with protein sequence MQKILTILLENESGSLSRVVGLFSQRGYNIESLNVAPTNDPTLSLITIQTIDNKKTIEQIEKQLHKLIDVLRVVNIDQKNYIQREILLIKLKIKSQSKKDVHQIIKVFEGNIIYITITFFIVQLTGTATKINSFIEIVKNLSEIIEMSRSGVVGISCN
- the ilvB gene encoding biosynthetic-type acetolactate synthase large subunit; its protein translation is MQKISGAQMVIRSLIDLQIKYVFGYPGGAVLDIYDALYTIKGINHILVRHEQGAVHMADGYARTTGKIGVVLVTSGPGATNAITGIATAYMDSIPIVIISGQVDSSLIGLDAFQECDMIGISRPIVKHSFLVKTTEDIPTIFKKAFWIASTGRPGPVVIDLPKDILNNISKKDYYWPDTIHIRSYNPTTKGHIKQIKRALNILSNAKQPIIYVGGGVISSQGHKELLLIAEKLNIPVTMSLMGLGAFPGNHPQNLHMLGMHGTYEANMAIHHADVILAIGVRFDDRTTNNLNKYCPNATILHIDIDPTSISKTIFANIPIVGNAKNILQQIWSLIKNEKKENSLEQWWNKIQEWKQKNSLQYINNQKTIKPQNVIQTIWNLTKGNAYITSDVGQHQMFTALYYPFKKPRQWINSGGLGTMGFGLPAALGVKIAHPEAIVICVTGDGSIQMNIQELSTAKQYNLSILIININNSALGMVRQWQDIHYSGRHSCSYMKSIPNFVQLAESYGHVGILINNPKNLKKQLQDALLQLQKGKLIFVDIIVDYSENVYPMQIKGGGMNNMQLGNNVLSKEQKCKKY